The Oryza brachyantha chromosome 7, ObraRS2, whole genome shotgun sequence genomic interval aataataatatttctcaaaaaaattcgaGTATTTCCTCATTCTTTCAGGCTTAAATCTTTTTCAATCTTTGAATAATTTACACAAAAACTAAAGGAATCAAAGTTCTGATCATAAACCATGGACTATAAAGCTGATATATCGCTCAACATCCAATCGTTGGCTTCTGTTGAATAGTTCAGTTTTGAAAAACATAATTGCATTGGTGCATTGGCTtcgatttttattataatgcCAGAAATAGTACGGAAATTATCCTACTTGAAGAGTTTAAGTATTAATttgtacacatggtttccatctaCCATCTAACAGTGTTTGTAAGagatattattaaataatacatattagTTCTcggcttaaaaaaatcagaaaataatttCCATCAGTTCATACATAATTTACATTAGATCAACCATAAGTTGCATATAAACATGTAACAATAATGCATTCATTTAAAATGGGTTGTACAATAACAGATCTATACTTAAATCAGTGCAAAaagatacatatatgtttgtaCAATAATCACCACAAGTAAATTATGAAGTTGTCTAGTCTAAGTAAATTTAATAACCAGTCCTTAATAGGCAAGGGTATGAAAAGTTGCTCATCTGTCAGTTCCCAAATGCCATGTCCTATGCTTTACCaggttaatatttttaataaaaataagacaTGTTTATCTCAATGTAGATTTGTAATGCTTCTTCAAGTCTAGATGCATTAAGTCAAGGAACCAGGaagattattttctatatgaaataACTACTTTCATGTTATTTGAATTAATGCATAATTCCACAAAGATAAAGCACACTCACACTTGGGTATTGTAGGAACAGATCAAGTGTTGTGATAGCCTCAAAGAACTTCAAGAGCCTTGCAGAATCCAAATTGTGTTTGTCAAGAGGTGCTCCTCCATACACCATAATGGAATAGGTTCTGAGTTTCCTCAGGTCTTTCTTCATAGTGAGTTGGACTGTTGCTGGATTATACAAATCAATCCAATAGAGTATCTCCAATAGTGGGGCAAAAATGTTGGCTTTAGGCTGTTGACCAACAAAGCAACGACGCACATCTAGAACTGTAAGCATCGGCGCCTCGACTATGAGTTGCTGCATCGCAACATCACCCAGTACAATTTGGAGAAGGGACTTTGAGTGGATGGCAAGATTGGTCAGCCCATCGGCCTGGTAAACATGCAGAAATTGCAATAGTGGGCATTGTGCTGAAGATACCATTTTGCCAAGGTCACAATCACCACCAAACCATAAGTGGTGCAAGTGCAAGCTAATGAGTTGCGCAAAGACACCCGATTGTGGTAGTCCGAGGTATAGAAAACCTAGGcagagatatatatttttggccTTTTCAAAGCAGGGCAACTTAACGGAAGCGATTTCCCTAGCAATGGCCCCATCCATCCCTTCTTCGTCATCATAGTACACCCTCCAttcctcctcatcctcttcCTCGTCTGGATCTAAGGATTCCTCATTGTGGAAGAAGAGACTTCCCGAGAGGCGGGGTGCGGCAAGGCGAAGTATGGTTGTCATTGCTTCTGGATTTGCATCACATGTGATGATGTGTAGCCGACGTAGAACTGGGGCGGCGTAGGCGGTGAGGGCTAACCGGACACGATGTAGATCTACGGGGTACGAGAATTGTACCTCCGGCATGTGTGCCCAAACATACCTCCAACGGCGAGAAAGGAGGCTGGTCTGAGCTGCTGCgtcggcggaggggaggcggaggaggaattCATGGAGGACATCGTCGGGGAGAGTGCTGATGAGATCCTCGCCATTGGCAGCTCCGTCCATGGAAGGATAGATCTATTTAGGGATTGGGGATTTTTGCTAGCTAGGCAGAATAGGGAACAAATGATTAAtttcatatcatatatatatagcacatACCTTTTAGCATAAGCAACACTCCTGGTCTTCCTCAAacagttaattattaattaccttCTAGATTTCTCCTAGTGGCAAGAATGGATAAAACATCAATAGGGGTAGAATTGGTTCCTTACTTCCTTGGGTTTGAAAGTAGATAGCATCAGTGCTAATGAGAGCATAGTGAGGGATGGATGCCAATTTGGGGAAGCTTGTTGTTGTTCTAaagtagggatgaaaacggctCGGAAACGGATGGAAACCACCTTTACCGTTTTCGTTTCCATATCTTTTTCTGGAATCGATCGAAAACCTTGGATATGAAAATGGAAttgaatattatcgaatacgaaAACGTGGCGAATTCCTATCGGAGCGGATACGGAACATAAATTTATTGCTCTATAAAACCCTCAAACTGAtgttccaatttttttctaaaacagtaGAACAAAAATTCCAAACATTAGCAACTAACCATACCACTTTTTATCATTACAACCAAGTTCATAGATCACTTTGTTAATGATTGTTTCAATACCAAATATAGgctatagtttataaattattataaattaaagtgcatatttcatatattattacaaagttcacatatcatattataaaataaagggtACATCATACAAGTTGTTGCAAAGTAGagtgtttgtatatatgttttgactaAGTACTTAAGGCTAAGTTACTAAAGTGGGATGGGCTATTTGGGATGATATCGTGGATTTATGTCATATAGGCCTGCAGAAATTCcgagaaaaattttgaaaagtttCCGATCGGTTCTGGTTTCTGACGGATAGTTCCCTTACCTTATCCATTTCCAtttccaagaaacaaaatctgaatccatttccatttccgataaatttcaaaaaaaaaccaaccaaCAATTTCTGTTTCCAAAAACTAGTCCAGAATTCAGAAAGATTTTgaaccgttttcatccctattcTGAAGTAATATGTAGGGGGAgacaaataaaaagattatTATGGTCTGGCACAAATATCAAGTAATCATGTGCACAATTGAAAATGTGcttaatctattaaaataaatacattttcccatgtttcttcttttcacCCCAAGTTTTATCCTGCAATGATTTCTCTTGAATAAGTAGGCATACATGAAGTGTAGATGAGTACATATTTCTTTGAGAGAATGCATATCAAGATTACAAATAATCTTGGTGTGTGTTTATTTAAAGAAACTCATCATTTTTTACTACGCCTATTTGAATTTACAACGTGTTTTCCTCAGCCTTAATTTTACCTACGGATGCAATTGTGCAATCTAATGGGTACCCATTGACCCACCCCATTATTGATAATTcattatatgtataaacttgtAAACTACGTGAACTAGTGTGAGTCCACTTGTTAACCAACTTACATCCCAATTTTACACGATACTTTGTTTGTAGTTAATTTTGGAACTCCTATAAAACATTGGACTTGTTGTGGCTTTCTCCCAACAAAATAATGTAGCCTACGTGCCTACCTAAGATGTAACACAAACCTAGGAAAATAGGGAATGCATAATCTCCTGTTGGCCTCAAAAGAACttcacaaagaaaaataaggcATTCTACAATAGCCTCACCCCAATGATGTGCAAAAGATGATGATTAGACTTTTTCATGATCATCTATACTGTCGAATGAAACATATTTGTGGACATCATCTGATAACAAATGCAGACAAAACTAGTATGAGATTATAGTAGTAGGTGGGCTTTGATTGCATGTGCGCAAATGATGATTTTTGCATATATGGACGTTGGACGATACGCCATTAATGGTCTTCATAGTATTGAATAGAGACTAGCTAGGTAcctggaggaggagaagaaacaaatCACATGCTTCAAAGAAACATAGATAAGTCCAAGCAAATAGGCAAGGCAGTTTGCTAGAACTAGGGGTTTGGCTTATAGGGGAAGGTGCAACTAGGGGTTTCACATTTGTGTCAATcccgcatctccgccctttgaatatataaagtttctaaCTAGACCTTTCATACTCACCAAGAACTCCATTAAGATATCTATACTGAACCTACATTTGGATCTCTATGCAGTATCATTCCAACCCGTTAAGTTTGCGGCCCGGTAGATTCATATACACTTGGTTGAAATCCGAAACTTTTTTTCGGTCCACAAGTCAATAACAGTCACTAGCAAAACATATTGACCCATCAAGTGTACAAAAAGATCATATCATCCAAACGTGCAGTGTATGTACAAATCCATGTGCCACATCATATTGATTAAGCTCAAGCGAGCTTTGTGTCATCTTTTCAATAACTCTATCATTCTCTCGATCTTGTATTAGATTGTTGTTGACATCAAAAGTTAATCTCGACATGTTACATACGTAGGCCTGGAAGTCTTCTATATCGCTTcagtgtaggacctaaattcttagattctttcaaatagaaatatatgtgCTAGTTAGTTTAACcctacaactgacaagatatgaaaacacaaagaaaaaacattaaacCTAAATACTCTATCGGCCAGATAACTGATATCGCTTTAGGACTCTAGCCGATAGATAGCAGCGATCGACTCTGTAGGAAGTTCATAATAGGTAAATACTAAAGTACTCTATCTGCTGAGTTATTGATATAATAATCGAGCAACTGATTGACAACCAGCTAATCCTAGAAGATTAgactcaaccgagacagttctagaATTAACCAGCCGATCAACCTATTTATCGATTATTATACTTACATTCTGTAACCGATAAAGCATGTTATAATACTAACTTAATAACCGACACCACATAATATCAAGAAAACCCATATATATTCAAATCAAACCTAGAAGATGGATTAAACCAAGGCAGTTCAGgtttaaacatgtatatatcgAGGATAAGCTATTACTCCAAGCTAGGACATAGATCGAAGTAATCACGAAACCTTAGATAAACCATCAAACAAGTTAGATTGGCAATCGAATTCCTTTTAAGAATGCCCAACTGAACATAACCGACTAGAACCAGTCTTTTAGATCATTCCCAACCCCCTTGGCCGGACGGAGAGATTGGCATTTTAGAATTTGAGAGTCCAAAGTAGCCCTATGGGAGGAACTAAATATCGAGCATTGCATTTGGCTTATCCCTATCAGAAATGGAGAAAGATGACCCCTCCTGGCAGCACCATCATACGTTTAGTCCGATGCTCTCAACGCCTTGTTTTTTGGACATGGGCCAATGACACCCACTCTGATGGATGTAGTTATACTCACCGGCCTCAACAATACTGCCACCATCAAACCTCTTAGCTAGGATTAACTTTTAGCATTGGCTGTAAATAAAGGGTGCAGGAGGATGGGTAAAATACATTGAAAGCCATAGCAAAGATTCAGGGTCGATTGACCACAGAGAACATAACAACTTTTTGAATTTATGGCTTGAGCGATTTGTTTTCTATGGACAAACTTTGGTCCCACAAACAACATGGAGAGCATGGCGGAGCAACTAGCCAATCAAAAAGTTCTCCCTCtcggattttttttgcttgggaTGGTATATCAAATGCTTCATCAATTTGCCGCAAAGCTATCGGCCGAACAGCCAGTCGGCCATATAGCAGGACTATGGTGGTTCCTTCAACTCTGGCTAAGACTGTATTTTTCAAAAGTTTTCGACCTATCGGCTTTCAACTGCTATTCATACCTAGCTGATAGGATAGAACCTAAGCTAGCCACCACTCGTCGGTGCATGTCCCTTGGAGAGGCGTTGTCTAGTTTCCTTGGCCATAGGATGTCAGCTGTTCAGTTGGCCACATTGTTCAAAATCTTCTACCTTGGCCCCCAGAAGAATGCTTGCACTTGGTTTGCTTATTCAGAATCCAAGGATTTCGAAATTCCCAGCCCACTACGGCTAGATGAAGTATTTGTTGACAAGTGTTCCTGGGAGTCCTTGTGACTGCCATAACTCCCCGTTTGCTGCCTGTCATCTTTCACATGGGTAGATTGGCTCGCCCTTCATATGAGTTTTACCACCCGGCGATAGTAGCTCGCTAGTTTGGATGCGACCAAGTTCTAGCCGatctatactttttttttggccaaaTTGAGCTAAGGGGACAAGTCACTTTAGCATTGGAGTATGATAGAATCAATAAGATTGTTGATGCCATTCCATTTGGATCAACAACATTTTTCTCCCTCGGCATAACCACATTGCAATCTTTTTTCGATTGGTGGTCCGAGCTGCATCAGCATCTATTTGCCATATCAATTGGCTTTTTTTGTAATTGGATTGACTCTGATTACGATCGAGGACTCTGATTCTGAGGTATCTTCTCTCACTTATATATGGTCTTCTTACTTTCCTTTTGCACTCCGTTTTAACAATCTCCTATCTTGCAAATCACCATAGTCGCTCTGGCTACCAGCCGAAGTGGCAAGCCGATAGAGTATTCTTCATCAGCCATCCCTTGGCCACAGTGCTCCCTCACCATCAGAGTACATCAAGGGGTTTACTTCTCCTCCAAGCCCACCAATAAAActaaagaggaagaagagagttACCAGTGCTACCAAGAAAAAGATCAACGTTCAAGCCGTTGTTGTCCCCGTCACACCTTCATCAGCCAAACTTGATACTTCGACATCTCCTAGCCCAGTAAGCCCTCTGACAACACTTCtctcattttatcttttactCTGACACTTACATATGTTATTGTGATAGTCCCTAGTGTACTCCCCTGTAGCTGAAATGGAACCACTACATGCTATCGATGATCCAATCCCATCGGCTGACCCAAAGCCTTCTACTCAGCAACCAACAGCCGGTGAATTCACCAAGTCGTCTAATGTCCAGGTATATACTTACATAGTTACATTCCCTAACGCTTACACCATGCTGGCCTTAATTTAACCAACTCTTTTTCTAGTTCCAGGGCTTAGGGGACTTGTTCTCGTTCAATATCGGCCAATACATCGATCCGATCGAAGCCGATTCTAGTAGCGTATCACAAACACCCTCCTTGCCAGATGAGATCAAGAATCATGGTGAAGGATGATGAAtcgaatcgatcgatcatggTGACCCTATTCTTTGCCCAAAATAATTAACCTAGATTATCTCGTTTTTTATTCATGCTTCTCAAATTGTTAAACGGTAtgttttttgttaaaattttatatagagaagttgattttaaagaatAATaccaatctattttttatttttatagctaataattaattaatcatttgcTAATATGTTGATACGTTTTCTGCACAGATTACATAATCCACTAAAGAACATGACCGGTGTCTCCCACCCACggatttttctcattttattgCTTCCAACAGGGTTCCTGTTACCATGGTTACTGTCGTGGTCACCGCAGTAACCAGGCTCTTCGTCGGGGTGCAGTTTCAACATGTCGCGGTTTCGCCATACAAAATTGatccaaattcaaaaaatataaaaaaaattatggaaaaaatatatgatgtagagaatgatttataatgatatttggtgaaaaaaattgatgaaaaaactaaacttacgaatgaataaaaatctaGCACCAAAAAATGGTTGGGTAAGATTCACAACACCAGTTGAGTATGTATTTGATAGATGGGGCACATATTTTATGTTCGCAATACTTAGTTGACTGCGTAGTTGATACTTGATACATGAAGCATATTTTTGTATTGCATTAGCTATTTGTGACATAGATAGCTAGTAATATTGTgttataggtttttttttgttaatttccaGTACCCAATTAGAGATAAATTACATATGTAGTCACATGTAAACATATAATAGTTTTGTACGTAACATTTGGTCATAGGTACACCTGTGATGCTAAAATTTGTCAAGAATTTGGAAAAGAtcaagccaaaattttcttttttccatataacatgtcctaaatgtcacaaatatagttaCATACTGTTATTCTATATTTCTTGTATTTtacagattttttaaaattaatttacatcCAACTATTAGATTGCCCTAGCTGTGGTTTTCATTTGAAACCATACGGTTTTGACCCGAAACCGCATGATTTTGATCCTAAACCGCACGGTAACCatagattttaaattcaaatttgtcgcAGTTTTCATAGTATCCACAGTTACCATGCGCTAACTAGGCCTCTGCCATGCCGTGGTACGGACGGGACGGACGGTTTCAAGAACCATGGCTTCCagtttggaattttttatttttttttaaacatttttaagaaatagttttattactaaacctccgaagaaaatattttcaccgcatgaattttttggccacgccaccaacattggcgtggccaaaagacTTACCACGCCATTGTCGGTGACgtggcagcattgtcttgacacgccaccgacaatggcgtggcaagactgtCACGCCATGGAACGCCGATTAGGCTACGTGGCAGCGTTATCTTGGCACATCAATGTTGGTGACATGGTCAAAAGGTTTAgatttggaaatattttctccggaggtttagtaataaaattatttcttaaaaaggtttaaaaaataaaaaaatttctccagTTTGCTTCCTCTTCTTGGTAGATGGAAAGATGGCGGGCTGATTCCAAATTTCAAAAGTTCGAAATGGTTCTGAATGATCCGAAAATTATTCCCGCCATGGAAGAAAGAGCTAACGAGGGAGATGGGTTAATGGGCCAGGGAAACCGATCGGTGGGCTCGGTGTTTGCTGCTGTTTTCAAGGTCCCGTCCAAACTGAGGTTTTAGGAGTGTTTTTCgaattggttttggttttgattcaaatctactactagtagtttactaatttattgtggtttttttaaaaataaagactaaTTATTTAACTAGTAATTTTAATATAGTCTAAGCATGCCTTTCTCTCACTATGTTGTAAAGATCTCTGTGAGGGGCATCCATTCCTGTGAGATGATGGGAAGGGTTGATGTTGCACAAGGAGGAAAAAAGTTCAAGCATGGACTTAGGGTGCGTTTGGTAGGAGGTAAGTTATCCCACGCGAAAAGtgtattaataaattagtatatgattaattaattattagctataaaaattataaaatagatcaatatgattttttaaaacaaattttctatagaaaattttcacaaaaaatacaccatttaacagtttgaaaaacatgcatacgaaaaacgagggaatctgGGTCAATATAGGGGGAGAaagatttctttttgttttttttttgtgtatctCAATTTTGAGGACAGTAGTTCTATTAACTCATGTATACAGTGACTGAATTtctatccattatctaaaaaaataaaatacaacatCTTGAGATATGTGTGAAACAAAATGAACACACGCTCAAATCAGTGGCGGATCTAACAATGCTACAGACGTCTAAACAAACTATATAGAGCTTCATCATCTTTCTATTGATcgtacataaaaatttaggaGCTTAATTTGAGCTCCCATGGTCTTAGCGAGAAGTAGTTAGACTCGAGCCTCTACTGCCCCCATGCTAAATTCGCTCCAGGCCTAGGCTTGTCCATGGTCATGTTCTAGCTAGGCGTTTGCATAGGCCCCCTAATTTTTAGGACCCCATATGCCACCCCTTTTCCCTATAGGTCTGTGCATCTCGATGACTTGGACCGAAGTGGCGAGTATAGACCGctaaaaaattatgtcatTTTGTGTTCGATCATCTTTCTAATCACGTCCGTGACTTGTGACGAACTGACGATACACGTGCAAATACGCAAAGGGGAGGCGACCACAATGGCCAGCGAAGCCTATGACTCACGTCCTCGCTGCCTCCTCCTTGCCTAGTTGGCTTCTTAGTTTTTCCCTCGATCAATTTATCACATGAGTGATTAGACGTAAGGTCCTTGTTTATGTTGACGTAttaattttctataatttaagacctaaacttgtattttgttttgaggCCCTAAATTTATGGAGACGGCCTTGCCCCGGCTCAAACTCAAACCAATCTATATTGTTCGATTTAAGAGATACCCTGGTTTTCGTCACCAATACTCTGTTTTTCACCCTTTGGATTCATTTTCTTCCGACAAAATTCGTCATAATTCAAGAAATGGCACTTGCAGGCGGCATAGGAGCATTTTCGGAATCACCCTAATCAGAAATAACCCTGAGGAGGAGGCCCTGAAGCGGCAGTTCAAATGTCTGCTCGAATTCagaaactaattaaaattaagCTCCAAAATCAAATtactaatacaagttattatccattaaaagaagaagaaaaaaacttcCCGAGCGGCTGGACGAGCGCGCTACACAAGTGGGGGGCTGTCTCAAGCTGACGTCACCCCACGCAACCCCTTTTCCTCGTCTATACATTCAAAGCCTTGTGAGGTGGGAAGAACATCCCACGCACTCACCCAgtcaccctctctctctctccaatgGCTGGGAATGGGCTCCCGCCGGGCGTCAGGTTGTTGAATAAATGAGGTAGGcctaattaaatttaattaaaatctcaTTAGTccataatatattatagagaCAACAATACTACCTTAGAGATTACTTAAATAGAGAGGTATGGAATACTTTTTGTCGACCGGTTGAGATGGAGGGAAGACAGCTGAACACCGAGCTGGCTTGGCCGCGACGCCTGCCTGCCGCCTTACTTTTGCAACGGCTAGGAATTTAAGGAAAGGACAACGATTTGATTGCACGTCCTTTCGAATCTCCATGATTGTCTCCCGTAACGTCCGCGGCGATTTGATTGCGCGGTAATCACGTAACGAAAATACAGAGGCATGGGATTCGCTTccattttctctttcttcttcccgAGGCAGTAGGCAACCAGACTTAGTTTTTTCTCCCTTCTTTGGTTTCAAGTTCTTGCGCTACTCACTTGCTTTCCCTGGTCTTGCTCACTTGCACGCACGAGTGATCGGGACGAGCAGGCCTCCGGAACCCCATTCGCTAGAGTACCACACGGGTAGCGCGGATGCTAAGATTTTTGGGGAGTGCGCTCACACGACTGCTCATATCTTCTCGTCATGTCAACTAGTGGCGACAATGGTGGTGCGCATGTCGGCGGCACGCGCGGCGATGGTGACGGCAGCGGCGCGCAcggcaacagcagcaacgGAGGCACTTACGGCAGCGACGGAAACAATACCAATAGAAACAGTATTGCCTCAAACACCCGCGGAGGGCCATCTAGGGTATACCGCCACTCTCATGTTCTTTCTGTTCTTATAGATATAACCTGCCTGTTGGCAATGGTTTTATTACCATATGATGATC includes:
- the LOC102705547 gene encoding F-box/LRR-repeat protein At5g02910-like, with the translated sequence MDGAANGEDLISTLPDDVLHEFLLRLPSADAAAQTSLLSRRWRYVWAHMPEVQFSYPVDLHRVRLALTAYAAPVLRRLHIITCDANPEAMTTILRLAAPRLSGSLFFHNEESLDPDEEEDEEEWRVYYDDEEGMDGAIAREIASADGLTNLAIHSKSLLQIVLGDVAMQQLIVEAPMLTVLDVRRCFVGQQPKANIFAPLLEILYWIDLYNPATVQLTMKKDLRKLRTYSIMVYGGAPLDKHNLDSARLLKFFEAITTLDLFLQYPSDMIDMQYLMGMITKLPKTENLSLELSTEGHRPHDFGPCVFYLLTMATGIRSLSMKLVIDNDERTVCSWDCICHQPQGWETEHISLDSLEEVEIFGLLRAKHEFVFVKRLLGWAANLKKITLNFAPSVVVTDEERQKLLGLASRPETCIKINFSKGYGGGVHQ